A single region of the Brachypodium distachyon strain Bd21 chromosome 3, Brachypodium_distachyon_v3.0, whole genome shotgun sequence genome encodes:
- the LOC100845305 gene encoding amino acid transporter AVT1C, translating to MKSLLSEESTFIIESDDDEEDPAGLQDAGLNEDGNGDGDGSSSDSSSCATPRCDSRPGSYTQQWPQSYRQSIDIYSSVQSPNLSFLGTPTLSRLSNSFLTNSFRGKTPEIISNLVKPLLRPTTSDEQQQPQQQQQQHEDIRKSSQYLLPSRKPSLQQIPEDQKPLVVGHEVSPYQQCSYTQGAMNGINVLCGVGILSTPYAIKQGGWLGLVILVLFALLAWYTGVLLRRCLDSKEGLQTYPDIGHAAFGTTGRIAISVILYIELYACCIEYLILESDNLSKLFPNVHLTIGSLTLNSHVFFAILTTIIVMPTTWLRDLTCLSYISVGGVIASILVVICLFWIGVVDHVGFENKGATLNLPGIPIAIGLYGYCYSGHGVFPNIYSSLKNRNQFPSILFTCIAFSTILFAAAAVMGYKMFGESTESQFTLNLPENLLVSKIAVWATVANPITKYALTITPLAMSLEELLPRSQQKYSNIIMLRSALVASTLLIALSVPFFALVMSLIGSLLAMLVTYILPCACFLAILKTKVTWYQITACSFIIIVGVSCACVGTYSSLSGIIQNYT from the exons ATGAAGAGCTTGCTGTCGGAGGAAAGCACCTTCATCATCGagagcgacgacgacgaggaggatcCCGCCGGCCTCCAGGACGCCGGCCTCAACGAAGACggcaacggcgacggcgacggctcctcctccgactcctcgtcctgcgccACCCCTCGCTGCGACAGCCGCCCGGGCTCCTACACCCAGCAATGGCCGCAGAGCTACAG GCAATCAATTGACATTTATAGTAGCGTGCAGTCGCCCAATCTGAGTTTTTTGGGGACCCCAACTCTAAGCAGACTGTCCAACTCTTTCCTCACAAACTCTTTTCGAGGCAAAACCCCTGAAATCATCTCTAATCTTGTCAAGCCACTTCTGCGCCCAACTACAAGTGATGAGCAACAGcaaccacaacaacaacagcagcagcatgaaGATATCCGTAAGAGTTCTCAGTACCTTCTGCCATCAAGAAAACCATCCCTGCAACAGATCCCTGAGGATCAAAAGCCACTCGTGGTTGGTCATGAGGTTTCTCCCTATCAACAATGCTCTTACACCCAGGGAGCGATGAATG GAATAAATGTTCTATGTGGTGTTGGAATCCTATCAACACCTTATGCCATTAAGCAAGGGGGCTGGCTCGGACTGGTTATACTTGTTTTATTTGCTTTGCTCGCATGGTACACTGGTGTACTACTACGCCGTTGCCTAGACAGCAAGGAGGGCCTTCAGACATACCCGGACATTGGTCATGCTGCCTTTGGCACCACTGGTCGTATAGCGATCTCG GTAATCCTGTACATCGAACTCTAT GCCTGTTGCATCGAGTACTTGATATTGGAAAGCGACAATTTATCAAAGTTATTTCCCAATGTACACCTAACCATTGGGAGCTTGACACTAAACTCACATGTATTCTTTGCAATCTTGACCACCATCATTGTCATGCCAACTACTTGGCTCCGTGACCTTACCTGTCTGAGCTATATTTCAG TTGGAGGTGTCATTGCATCGATCCTTGTTGTGATCTGCCTATTCTGGATTGGGGTTGTTGATCATGTCGGCTTTGAGAACAAAGGGGCTACGTTAAACCTCCCAGGAATTCCTATTGCAATTGGATTGTATGGTTATTGTTATTCAGGGCATGGGGTGTTCCCAAACATCTATTCTTCTCTGAAGAATCGAAACCAGTTCCCTTCCATTCTTTTCACTTG CATTGCGTTCTCTACCATTTTGtttgctgccgctgctgtgATGGGATATAAAATGTTTGGTGAATCCACAGAGTCTCAGTTCACACTCAACTTGCCAGAGAATCTGCTGGTTTCCAAGATTGCCGTTTGGGCTACG GTGGCAAATCCAATAACCAA ATATGCGTTAACTATAACCCCACTGGCTATGAGTTTGGAGGAGTTGCTGCCGCGAAGTCAGCAGAAGTACTCAAACATAATCATGCTAAGATCAGCGCTGGTCGCCTCAACCCTGCTTATTGCTCTGTCGGTTCCCTTCTTTG cactTGTAATGTCTCTGATTGGTTCACTACTCGCCATGCTTGTG ACCTACATTCTACCTTGTGCCTGCTTTTTGGCCATCCTTAAGACAAAAGTGACTTGGTATCAG ATTACAGCTTGCTCATTCATCATCATCGTAGGGGTTTCTTGCGCCTGCGTGGGGACATACTCATCACTCTCCGGGATTATCCAGAACTACACCTAG
- the LOC100843377 gene encoding SKP1-like protein 1 — translation MASDGEKKMITLKSSDGEEFEVEETVAMESQTIRHMIEDDCADNGIPLPNVNSKILSKVIEYCNKHVHAADATDAAAANTSAAPAAPTDDLKNWDADFVKVDQATLFDLILAANYLNIKGLLDLTCQTVADMIKGKTPEEIRKTFNIKNDFTPEEEEEIRRENQWAFE, via the exons ATGGCTTCCGAcggcgagaagaagatgatcacCCTCAAGAGCTCCGACGGCGAGGAGTTCGAGGTCGAGGAGACGGTCGCCATGGAGTCGCAGACCATCCGCCACATGATCGAGGACGACTGCGCCGACAACGGCATCCCGCTCCCCAACGTCAACTCCAAGATCCTCTCCAAGGTCATCGAGTACTGCAACAAGCACGTccacgccgccgacgccaccgacgccgccgcagccaacacctccgccgcccccgccgcccccaccgACGACCTCAAGAACTGGGACGCGGACTTCGTCAAAGTCGACCAGGCCACCCTCTTCGACCTCATCCTG GCTGCAAACTATCTCAACATCAAGGGATTGCTGGACCTCACTTGCCAGACTGTTGCTGACATGATCAAGGGCAAGACTCCTGAGGAGATCCGCAAGaccttcaacatcaagaatgACTTCACCcctgaggaggaagaggagatccGCAGGGAGAACCAGTGGGCTTTTGAGTAG
- the LOC100844377 gene encoding GDSL esterase/lipase EXL3 — protein MDSRQARTRTSLASINSPHVTHLLSCRPVTVISAPKAMHKYIPQHNGHRHNTSSLHCTRSSVRIDHSSQSDRSMGVTRCLQRSSRSLFLLMLLVAAAISSVSSRDAAIAASSSSASPKKKKPKVPALVVFGDSIVDPGNNNDINTIVKANFRPYGKDFGRDHRPTGRFCNGRIPTDFIASRLGLKELLPAYLTPNLTNQDILTGVSFASGGTGYDPLTAQLATVISMTDQLRMFEDYKQKVRAAGGDAALATMLSDGVFAVCAGSDDVANTYFTMRARSDYDHASYAALMVDHATSFLDGLLAAGARRVAVISVPPIGCVPSQRTLSGGMARDCSQGHNEVATMVNAGMTKSMDTLKAKHPGAKLVLMDIYGFLLDMMMRPQSYGFKESTLGCCGTGMMEVSVLCNGVTSAVCGEVKDYLFWDSYHPTEKAYKILVDFVYDNYLNQIIN, from the exons ATGGATTCAAGGCAGGCACGCACGCGTACTAGTCTTGCTAGCATTAACTCGCCCCATGTGACCCATCTTCTTTCTTGCCGGCCGGTGACCGTCATATCTGCACCGAAAGCCATGCATAAATATATCCCCCAGCATAACGGACACCGCCACAACACTAGCTCTCTCCACTGCACACGCAGCTCGGTCAGGATTGATCATTCTAGCCAgtcagatcgatcgatgggcGTCACAAGATGTTTGCAGCGTAGCAGCAGAAGCTTGTTCTTGTTGATGCTGCTGGTGGCAGCGGCGATCAGTTCAGTTTCTAGCCGAGATGCTGCCATAGCTGCTAGTTCTAGTAGTGCGAgcccgaagaagaagaagccaaagGTGCCGGCGCTGGTGGTGTTCGGCGACTCCATCGTGGACCCTGGCAACAACAACGACATCAACACCATCGTCAAGGCCAACTTCCGCCCCTACGGCAAAGACTTCGGCAGAGACCATCGCCCCACTGGCCGTTTCTGCAACGGCAGGATCCCAACCGACTTCATTG CTTCGAGGCTGGGCCTCAAggagctgctgccggcgtACCTGACACCCAACCTGACAAACCAAGACATCCTGACGGGGGTCAGCTTCGCCTCAGGAGGCACGGGCTACGACCCGCTCACCGCGCAGCTCGCCACCGTCATCTCCATGACGGACCAGCTCCGGATGTTCGAGGACTACAAGCAGAAagtccgcgccgccggcggggacgCGGCCCTGGCCACCATGCTGTCCGACGGCGTGTTCGCGGTGTGCGCCGGCAGCGACGACGTGGCCAACACCTACTTCACCATGCGCGCCCGGAGCGACTACGACCACGCCTCCTACGCTGCCCTCATGGTCGACCACGCCACATCCTTCCTCGACggtctcctcgccgccggcgcccgccgcgtcGCAGTCATCAGTGTGCCGCCCATCGGTTGCGTGCCCTCGCAGCGCACGCTCTCCGGCGGCATGGCCAGAGACTGCTCGCAGGGACACAACGAGGTGGCCACCATGGTCAATGCTGGGATGACCAAGAGCATGGACACCCTGAAAGCCAAGCACCCCGGGGCTAAGCTCGTGCTCATGGACATCTATGGCTTCTTGCTCGACATGATGATGAGGCCCCAGAGCTATGGCTTCAAGGAGTCCACGCTGGGTTGCTGCGGGACGGGGATGATGGAGGTCTCCGTGCTCTGCAATGGAGTCACCTCCGCTGTCTGTGGGGAGGTCAAGGATTATCTCTTCTGGGATAGCTATCACCCCACGGAGAAGGCCTACAAGATCCTCGTCGACTTCGTCTACGACAACTATCTCAACCAGATCATCAACTAG
- the LOC100838606 gene encoding glycerate dehydrogenase yields MAKPISIEVWNPSGKYRVVSTKSMPGTRWIRLLTDNDCRLEICTEKKTILSVDDILALIGDHCHGVIGQLTEDWGEVLFSALKRAGGTAFSNMAVGYNNVDVDAANRNGIAIGNTPGVLTETTAELAASLSVAAARRIVEADQFMRAGLYDGWLPHLFVGNLLKGQTVGVIGAGRIGSAYARMMIEGFKMNLIYYDLYQSTRLEKFVTAYGQFLKANGEQGVTWKRAGSMEEVLREADVISLHPVLDKTTYHLINPERLAMMKKEAVLVNASRGPVIDEAALVEHLKANPMFRVGLDVFEDEPYMKPGLAEMKNAVVVPHIASASKWTREGMATLAALNVLGKIKGYPVWGNPNAVEPFLDENATPPPACPSIVNAKQLGLPSSKL; encoded by the exons ATGGCGAAGCCGATATCGATCGAGGTGTGGAATCCCAGCGGCAAGTACCGCGTCGTGAGCACCAAGTCCATGCCCGGCACCCGGTGGATCCGCCTCCTCACCGATAACGACTGCCGCCTTGAG ATATGCACAGAGAAGAAGACCATACTCTCTGTTGATGACATCCTAGCGCTCATCGGCGATCATTGCCACGGTGTCATCGGACAG CTGACAGAGGACTGGGGGGAAGTGCTCTTCTCGGCGCTCAAGCGCGCTGGAGGGACAGCCTTTAGCAACATGGCGGTTGGGTACAACAACGTCGACGTTGATGCTGCCAACAGGAACGGCATCGCCATCGGCAACACACCT GGGGTTCTGACGGAGACGACGGCAGAGCTGGCAGCATCGCTGTCGGTGGCGGCAGCCCGGAGGATTGTTGAAGCTGACCAGTTCATGAGGGCTGGCCTCTATGATGGATGGCTCCCTCACCT GTTTGTGGGGAATTTGCTCAAGGGGCAGACTGTCGGGGTGATCGGTGCTGGTCGCATTGGCTCGGCGTATGCCAGGATGATG ATTGAGGGCTTCAAGATGAATCTAATCTACTACGACCTGTATCAGTCGACGCGGCTCGAGAAATTCGTGACAG CGTATGGGCAGTTCCTGAAGGCGAACGGCGAGCAGGGAGTGACATGGAAGAGGGCTGGCAGCATGGAGGAAGTGCTGAGGGAGGCCGATGTGATAAGCCTGCACCCGGTGCTGGACAAGACGACGTACCATCTGATAAACCCCGAGAGGCTGGCCATGATGAAGAAGGAGGCGGTGCTGGTGAATGCGAGCCGAGGCCCGGTGATCGACGAGGCGGCACTGGTGGAGCACCTCAAAGCCAACCCCATGTTCCGCGTTGGGCTCGACGTGTTTGAGGATGAGCCTTACATGAAACCGGGGCTCGCGGAGATGAAGAACGCGGTTGTTGTGCCCCACATTGCATCGGCATCCAAG TGGACTCGTGAAGGAATGGCAACACTTGCTGCTCTAAACGTCCTT GGTAAAATCAAGGGGTATCCAGTGTGGGGAAACCCCAACGCCGTGGAACCTTTCCTGGACGAGAATGctacgccgccgcctgcttgCCCAAGCATCGTCAATGCAAAGCAACTCG GCCTGCCATCATCCAAGCTTTAG
- the LOC100834723 gene encoding protein FD, which translates to MEEEVIWKDMSSLSSTPVAGLQQHYYLSSPARSCFHRPPPPTALALSSTLEFTYLGCAAATASNSSSGDDAQLMPPAADLDDILISFAAASNNHTGAGSANNNKRSTSAITAGGGCERRQRRMIKNRESAARSRARKQAYTNELELELAQLRRDNQMLLKRHQDLNARLAMEAQVPDRSTLQRCRSAPAP; encoded by the exons atggaggaggaggtgatcTGGAAGGACATGTCGTCCCTGTCCTCCACCCCGGTCGCCGGCCTGCAGCAGCACTACTACCTCAGCTCCCCGGCTCGCAGCTGCttccaccggccgccgcctcccacgGCGCTCGCCCTCAGCTCCACGCTGGAGTTCACCTACCTCGGCTgcgctgctgctactgcttcCAACTCCAGCTCCGGAGACGACGCCCAGCTCatgccgcccgccgccgacttGGACGACATCCTCatctccttcgccgccgcctccaatAATCACACCGGAGCTGGAAGTGCTAATAACAACAAGAGGAGTACTAGTGCTATCACTGCAGGCGGCGGGTGCGAGCGGCGTCAGCGGCGGATGATCAAGAACCGGGAGTCGGCGGCGCGGTCTCGGGCCCGGAAGCAGGCCTACACCAacgagctggagctggagctggccCAGCTCCGCCGCGACAACCAGATGCTCCTCAAGCGCCACCAAGACCTCAAC GCTCGATTGGCCATGGAGGCGCAAGTCCCCGACAGGTCCACACTCCAGAGGTGCCGCTCCGCCCCTGCACCATGA
- the LOC100844078 gene encoding translation initiation factor IF3-1, mitochondrial, whose amino-acid sequence MALRRAIGSLAVRSQAYYPLLCRTAPSPPTPSAPPPSFRRPLAALSPCRPFAAPPQHVKKNTKDEDDDAAGPRINNDITAPFLRLVTDQGHDVVPRHEALQLAARMGMDLVEVHRKSDPPVCKIMDFHKERYNKDVKEKERLKTKSAIVLRGGENKEVRFKGKTEIKDLKVKADAITRLMERGYRVKCMAMPAGNEEEDLGGPLSRLLGLIQDVCIVESGPHLDSKHAYVIVRHVKFATKKGGKKASKAMEDAGKGTPRNTATESAAAATDSGDETSEHGLEIDGVNSTAAYLSRDSSTQKEGRDRGLRRELKSNPGNNRENAQNMMNTVGSRINPGQGGPHSPERGLGSRSGNPHTEKQDKTTQDMAPGETNRYASRRQQIGGDNQGRSPQDPRRDGNEDRYRFNDNQRPLEQPNRPLPRFSQGRLPQEPRRNETGSHIPLNNNQRQFQQSNPTTESVGSDVRNPTSTARSLGVFSSRKPATSELKKTDSVSDSKHANTGSTKSFGIFSSPRRESGDKRS is encoded by the exons ATGGCGCTCCGCCGCGCCATCGGGTCCCTCGCCGTTCGCTCCCAAGCCTACTACCCGCTCCTCTGCCGTACCGCCCCGTCGCCTCCTACCCCCTCCGCGCCCCCGCCGTCCTtccgccgcccgctcgccgCCCTCTCCCCCTGCCGACCCTTCGCCGCTCCGCCTCAACATGTCAAGAAAAACACCaaggacgaagacgacgatgCCGCCGGTCCCAGGATCAACAACGACATCACCGCCCCCTTCCTCAGGCTCGTCACCGACCAAG GCCATGATGTTGTCCCCAGGCATGAAGCTCTTCAGCTAGCCGCCAGGATGGGCATGGACTTGGTTGAG GTCCATAGGAAATCAGACCCTCCTGTCTGCAAAATCATGGACTTCCACAAAGAGAGGTATAACAAAGATGTCAAAGAGAAAGAACGCTTGAAAACTAAG TCTGCTATTGTCTTGCGTGGTGGAGAGAATAAAGAAGTGCGATTTAAGGGCAAAACA GAAATAAAAGACTTGAAGGTGAAAGCAGATGCAATTACCAGACTAATGGAGCGTGGTTACAGGGTGAAG TGCATGGCGATGCCCGCAGGtaacgaagaagaagatttaGGCGGACCTCTATCTCGGTTATTAGGACTT ATACAAGATGTCTGCATTGTGGAAAGTGGGCCACATTTGGACTCCAAGCATGCATATGTTATTGTCAGGCATGTGAAGTTTGCAACAAAGAAAGGTGGAAAGAAAGCTAGCAAGGCCATGGAAGATGCAGGCAAAGGCACCCCCCGCAACACTGCCACTgaatcagcagcagctgctacTGATAGTGGGGACGAGACAAGTGAACATGGTTTGGAAATTGATGGTGTGAACAGCACAGCCGCCTATCTCTCCCGTGACTCTTCCACACAAAAAGAAGGGCGGGATAGAGGCTTAAGAAGGGAGTTGAAATCAAACCCAGGCAACAACCGTGAGAATGCACAGAACATGATGAATACTGTAGGAAGCAGAATTAACCCTGGTCAGGGGGGACCACACTCACCTGAACGTGGACTTGGTTCCAGGAGTGGAAATCCTCACACGGAAAAGCAAGACAAGACTACTCAAGATATGGCACCTGGGGAAACCAACAGGTATGCCAGTCGAAGACAGCAGATTGGAGGAGACAACCAAGGTAGATCCCCACAAGACCCGAGAAGAGACGGAAATGAAGACCGCTATCGGTTTAATGACAACCAAAGGCCTTTGGAACAGCCTAACCGGCCATTGCCAAGGTTCAGCCAAGGTAGATTACCACAAGAACCAAGAAGAAATGAAACAGGAAGTCATATTCCGTTGAATAACAATCAACGGCAATTCCAACAATCGAACCCGACTACTGAATCCGTAGGCAGTGATGTACGGAATCCTACTTCAACAGCCAGGAGTTTGGGTGTCTTCAGTAGTCGAAAACCTGCCACGTCTGAGTTGAAGAAGACAGATAGTGTATCTGATAGTAAGCATGCTAATACCGGTTCGACTAAAAGCTTTGGGATTTTTAGTTCTCCTAGAAGGGAATCTGGTGATAAAAGGTCATGA